In one Fimbriimonadia bacterium genomic region, the following are encoded:
- a CDS encoding glycosyltransferase family 2 protein, translating to MVNGVSISVVIPCYNEAAGIGETLRGIPDYVDEIICVDNNSTDNTVEIARAAGAVVVPEPNQGYGHALLGGFRAATKDVIVTMDGDGTYPAVQIAELVDTLLCEDLDFITCSRFPLKRKDSMRFRNVVGNYALSLIFGLLYGKWLRDSQSGMWVFRRSILPLMHLEGGSWEFSGQIKIEAGTNPYIQFREVPVDFYPRYGKSHFHGWLAAIKVGIHDIRWMISQRFVNRKARQKAAYEALAGTHVAPVPLATVPEPSDASGQ from the coding sequence ATGGTAAACGGCGTCAGCATCTCCGTTGTTATTCCATGCTACAACGAGGCTGCAGGGATTGGAGAGACTCTGCGCGGCATTCCGGACTACGTAGACGAGATTATCTGCGTGGACAACAACTCGACGGACAACACGGTGGAGATTGCCCGCGCGGCAGGTGCAGTCGTTGTGCCCGAGCCCAATCAAGGCTACGGCCATGCCCTGTTGGGTGGGTTCCGAGCCGCAACCAAAGATGTCATCGTGACTATGGACGGCGACGGCACCTATCCTGCCGTGCAGATCGCCGAACTGGTGGACACTCTGCTGTGCGAGGACCTAGATTTCATCACCTGCTCGCGGTTCCCGCTGAAGCGGAAGGACTCGATGCGCTTCCGAAACGTCGTTGGGAACTACGCGCTCTCCCTCATCTTCGGGCTGCTCTACGGCAAGTGGCTACGGGACTCCCAGTCGGGTATGTGGGTGTTCCGGAGGAGCATCTTACCGCTGATGCACCTGGAAGGCGGAAGCTGGGAGTTCAGCGGGCAGATCAAGATCGAGGCCGGCACCAACCCCTACATCCAGTTTCGGGAAGTGCCGGTGGACTTCTATCCGCGCTACGGGAAGTCCCACTTCCACGGATGGCTGGCCGCGATCAAGGTGGGGATTCACGACATCCGGTGGATGATTAGCCAGCGTTTCGTCAACCGCAAGGCACGCCAGAAAGCGGCCTACGAGGCCTTGGCCGGCACGCACGTTGCACCAGTGCCCCTGGCCACTGTCCCAGAGCCGTCCGACGCCAGTGGCCAATAA
- a CDS encoding hemerythrin domain-containing protein encodes MRSFTELAEAHRELNALFRRHQEALVLRETPQALAALHEFRAALGAHMRAEDEVLLPLYEQVGGSVEGGRPEQFDAEHRKIAADIERIANTLKILAAQPTIEPAEVIELLDEEYRFKHLMDHHERREEKFLFPRLDALLSPEARAKAWESYTMTLCQSQ; translated from the coding sequence GTGCGGAGCTTCACCGAACTCGCCGAAGCCCACCGTGAGCTGAACGCGCTCTTCCGGCGTCACCAGGAAGCGTTGGTGCTTCGCGAGACTCCCCAGGCTCTAGCGGCTCTCCATGAGTTTCGGGCAGCTCTGGGCGCCCACATGCGCGCCGAAGACGAGGTGCTGCTGCCGCTGTACGAGCAGGTAGGCGGTTCGGTGGAGGGCGGGCGACCGGAGCAGTTCGATGCCGAGCACCGCAAGATCGCGGCCGATATTGAGCGCATCGCCAACACGCTGAAGATTCTGGCGGCGCAGCCCACAATCGAGCCCGCCGAGGTCATCGAGCTGCTGGACGAAGAGTACCGGTTCAAGCACCTGATGGACCACCACGAGAGGCGCGAGGAGAAGTTCTTATTCCCACGCCTGGATGCCCTGCTCTCTCCCGAGGCCCGTGCGAAGGCTTGGGAGTCATACACCATGACTCTCTGCCAATCCCAATAG
- a CDS encoding ComEA family DNA-binding protein has protein sequence MISREHWDRWAPGERLVVAIVTACLMMAAAFIAFRTPPAEQKTPSKPQPPSTIGRVTQPSPKVGPVSINTAGQAELETLPGIGPDLAREIVQDRIRNGPFFSVDQLKRVKGIGPRKLEELRSRIRL, from the coding sequence ATGATCTCGCGCGAGCACTGGGATCGCTGGGCGCCGGGCGAGCGGCTGGTGGTCGCGATAGTGACCGCTTGCCTGATGATGGCCGCTGCGTTCATCGCCTTTCGTACGCCCCCCGCCGAACAGAAGACCCCATCGAAGCCCCAGCCGCCGTCAACAATCGGCAGAGTGACGCAGCCATCGCCCAAGGTTGGTCCAGTCAGCATCAACACCGCCGGGCAGGCCGAGTTGGAGACGCTGCCGGGCATCGGACCGGACCTGGCGCGCGAGATCGTGCAGGATCGTATTCGTAACGGACCATTCTTCTCCGTTGACCAACTGAAGAGGGTGAAAGGGATTGGTCCCCGAAAGCTAGAAGAACTGCGCAGTCGGATACGACTGTAG
- a CDS encoding NAD(P)/FAD-dependent oxidoreductase yields MRDVLIIGGGPVGLFGAFYAGLRKMTVTLIDSLPDLGGQLTALYPEKYIYDMPGFPKVLARDLVTNMSEQGLQFGAEVYLDEQCLTLEPIADGWLLTTAERQHAGRTVIITAGVGSFTPRRLGLPEEERFLGKGLYYGVKERSNFAVPHLIIVGGGDSAFDWALALHPDAGRTLLVHRRDVFAAHEDTVEQVLASPVEVLTFREVAALHGEDRLQSVTLKHTKTGEMEEVPADAVSVNIGFVADIGPLKDWGLDLDGSRIRVNERRETNLPGVFAAGDIASYEGKLKLIATGVGEVCTAVNYAKTRIDPSASLFPGHTTNMNLPERR; encoded by the coding sequence ATGCGTGACGTGCTAATCATCGGCGGCGGCCCAGTGGGGTTATTCGGAGCGTTCTACGCGGGCTTACGCAAGATGACGGTTACGCTGATCGACAGCTTGCCGGATCTCGGCGGGCAACTCACCGCGCTCTACCCCGAGAAGTATATCTACGACATGCCGGGCTTTCCGAAGGTGCTCGCACGCGACCTGGTGACCAACATGTCCGAGCAGGGCCTCCAGTTCGGCGCCGAGGTGTACCTCGATGAGCAGTGCTTGACGCTGGAGCCGATCGCCGATGGCTGGCTCCTGACCACTGCAGAGAGGCAGCACGCTGGACGCACTGTCATCATCACCGCGGGCGTGGGTTCCTTCACGCCGAGACGGCTTGGACTGCCGGAGGAGGAGCGCTTCCTAGGCAAGGGTCTCTACTACGGCGTGAAAGAACGGTCTAACTTTGCCGTTCCACACCTGATCATCGTGGGCGGTGGAGACTCCGCATTCGACTGGGCACTCGCGCTCCATCCGGATGCCGGGCGCACCCTGTTGGTGCATCGGCGCGACGTGTTCGCGGCCCACGAAGACACGGTGGAACAGGTGCTGGCGAGTCCGGTCGAGGTGCTCACCTTCCGTGAGGTCGCAGCGCTCCACGGGGAGGACCGCCTGCAGTCCGTCACGCTGAAGCACACGAAAACCGGCGAGATGGAGGAAGTCCCAGCAGATGCAGTCAGCGTCAACATCGGTTTCGTTGCCGACATCGGCCCGCTCAAGGACTGGGGACTCGACCTGGACGGGAGCCGCATCCGCGTAAACGAACGCAGAGAGACGAACCTGCCGGGGGTCTTTGCTGCGGGTGACATCGCCTCCTACGAGGGAAAACTGAAACTGATTGCCACGGGTGTCGGCGAGGTGTGCACGGCCGTCAACTATGCAAAGACGCGGATTGACCCCAGCGCCTCGCTCTTCCCCGGCCACACCACCAACATGAACCTGCCCGAACGCCGATAG
- a CDS encoding adenylate/guanylate cyclase domain-containing protein translates to MDQSLQFEPEAEGRKFDEQTAERILSIAARLQEREGEKLDEGRLKRIAEEAGVRPEYLALAMQLVDKQAETVKPPRGSIWRRLREPYDSVMGPKRRVLDAGLVGLSGAVLSVLFGDIGLPAIGTVAVIASVAAGCWSMFKTHAVGFGTLAGMAWGGAYGLGHALMHGTYGGEIVGGLMGGALLGVIVGAIGSGSAPIAQAAPAQTRISAQATTTDRQEMLRQLYELQDRLRQGTQNATFLSVDVVGSTQMKLGADPLAVEYSFGAYHQVVGQIVRECGGQVHNTSGDGITAVFDLPERALSAARAIQRAVPKLNAEQNRLATPFSVRCGIHSGAVVAPHGDLRGVEFAHVIDIAAHLQKAAPPGGIVISEGCAAEVHDPLLRLGLIETVVEGVSAHVFPPIPEAPGTS, encoded by the coding sequence ATGGATCAATCACTCCAGTTCGAGCCGGAAGCCGAGGGGAGGAAGTTCGACGAGCAGACCGCCGAGCGCATCCTCTCTATTGCAGCGCGTCTACAGGAACGCGAGGGCGAGAAGTTGGACGAAGGACGCCTGAAGCGGATTGCCGAGGAGGCGGGGGTGCGCCCCGAGTACCTGGCGCTCGCCATGCAGTTGGTGGACAAGCAGGCCGAGACGGTGAAGCCGCCGAGGGGGAGCATCTGGCGTAGGCTTCGGGAGCCATACGACAGCGTGATGGGACCGAAGCGACGGGTGCTCGATGCCGGGCTGGTCGGGCTTTCAGGAGCGGTGCTGTCGGTCCTGTTCGGGGACATCGGACTGCCGGCGATCGGCACGGTGGCGGTCATCGCATCGGTCGCGGCTGGCTGCTGGAGCATGTTCAAGACGCACGCGGTGGGCTTCGGGACGCTGGCGGGGATGGCGTGGGGCGGCGCCTACGGGCTAGGGCACGCCCTGATGCATGGCACCTATGGCGGCGAGATCGTAGGCGGGTTGATGGGCGGTGCGCTGCTGGGTGTCATTGTCGGGGCAATCGGCTCCGGCTCTGCGCCCATCGCTCAGGCGGCACCGGCCCAGACAAGGATTTCGGCCCAGGCAACCACTACGGACCGGCAGGAGATGCTTCGGCAGCTTTACGAGCTACAGGACCGCTTGCGGCAGGGGACCCAGAACGCAACGTTCCTTTCGGTGGATGTCGTCGGCTCGACGCAGATGAAGTTGGGGGCCGATCCACTCGCGGTCGAGTATTCGTTCGGTGCGTATCATCAAGTGGTCGGGCAGATCGTCCGGGAATGCGGCGGTCAGGTGCATAACACCTCTGGTGACGGCATTACTGCGGTGTTCGACCTGCCGGAGAGAGCTTTGTCCGCCGCACGGGCCATCCAGCGTGCCGTGCCCAAGCTGAACGCGGAGCAAAATCGTCTGGCCACGCCTTTCTCCGTCCGGTGTGGCATCCACTCCGGTGCGGTGGTCGCGCCGCACGGAGACTTGCGGGGCGTCGAGTTCGCACATGTGATCGATATCGCCGCCCACCTTCAGAAGGCCGCACCGCCGGGGGGAATCGTGATCAGCGAAGGATGTGCGGCCGAGGTGCACGATCCCCTGCTGCGATTGGGGCTGATCGAGACGGTGGTAGAGGGCGTATCCGCCCACGTGTTTCCGCCCATCCCCGAGGCCCCTGGCACCTCGTAG
- a CDS encoding PEP-CTERM sorting domain-containing protein, which yields MHRRLALLSLISLSVAATAQFSGNLADYGVDVGGNLFNGPIGGSFADLQPGGGGAGASAASADAGVSGLISWYVWDGFGPHGNAGVGTHKNLRDFGGQQFDVKALYLTNDATYLYIAIVTGFDPAGTADPYGRSRTYRVGDIAINPDWAAKTSQYGIILPTAAVGHLGTASVMAGGLWHTPDKDVGFGPDPYSNYKSGGTLTGIVADVRYSGVLYNGNPVFYSDPVTNTNIPLRLLEARIAWADLGLNYGDTVNVSWAVSCNNDSLAGAHTLAVPEPSTVSALLAAMGSFAAMARRRRR from the coding sequence ATGCATAGGAGACTGGCCCTTCTGAGCCTCATCTCACTCTCCGTCGCAGCGACTGCGCAGTTTAGCGGGAACCTAGCAGACTATGGCGTAGACGTCGGCGGCAACCTGTTCAACGGCCCCATCGGCGGATCGTTCGCGGACCTTCAGCCGGGCGGCGGCGGCGCCGGCGCCAGCGCGGCATCGGCCGACGCGGGCGTGTCTGGCCTGATAAGCTGGTACGTCTGGGATGGCTTCGGGCCCCACGGCAATGCGGGCGTGGGCACCCACAAGAACCTCCGCGACTTCGGCGGCCAGCAGTTCGACGTAAAGGCCCTCTACCTGACCAATGACGCGACCTATCTGTACATCGCAATTGTTACGGGCTTCGACCCGGCGGGCACCGCCGACCCCTACGGGCGGTCGCGGACGTATCGGGTGGGCGACATAGCCATCAATCCGGACTGGGCGGCCAAGACCTCGCAGTACGGCATCATCCTGCCCACCGCTGCGGTCGGACATCTGGGAACCGCAAGCGTGATGGCGGGTGGCCTGTGGCACACGCCGGACAAGGACGTCGGCTTCGGGCCCGACCCCTACTCGAACTACAAGAGCGGCGGAACGCTGACCGGTATCGTGGCGGACGTGCGCTACTCGGGAGTGCTCTACAACGGCAATCCGGTTTTCTACAGCGATCCGGTTACCAACACCAACATCCCGCTTCGCCTTCTGGAGGCTCGGATTGCGTGGGCGGACCTGGGTCTGAACTACGGGGACACCGTGAATGTGAGCTGGGCCGTGTCCTGCAACAACGACTCACTCGCGGGGGCTCACACGCTCGCCGTGCCGGAGCCTTCCACCGTCTCCGCGTTGCTCGCGGCAATGGGCTCGTTTGCAGCGATGGCGCGACGCCGCAGGCGGTAA
- a CDS encoding cytochrome ubiquinol oxidase subunit I produces the protein MELDALTLSRFQFALTVAFHYLFPPLTIGLGVIMVYTEGKFLRTKDPQYEALTRFLTRIFAVTFAMGVASGIVMEFQFGTNWSTYSRYVGDVFGSALAAEGIFAFFLESGFLAVLVFGWDRVSPKMHFFSTCMVSLGSMFSAIWIVVANSWQQTPAGHKIVEFGTGQRAEITSFWELVFNPSSMHRLGHVLLGAFILGSFFVMSISAYYILKKRFEEPAKRMFSAALGLGTVAAILAAFSGHFQAATVAETQPSKLAAFEGLFHTPKEGEGAPLYIIGFPDQENRTVNAGIAVPGLLSWLVYGDMGRPVAGLDQFPPDEWPPVALTFYSYHIMVLLGVFFIVITLLAQFLRWRGTLFQTRWLMWVFVFAIVGPYIANQLGWMAAEVGRQPWVVYGLLKTADAFSPTVPAAQIATSIALFIVIYSLLFFLWLYVLNNKIQQGPVELEAAGAKREVGFFEAAAEAAGKEHLTGSEVTEDVAEREEE, from the coding sequence ATGGAGTTGGATGCCCTAACGCTGTCTAGATTTCAGTTTGCGCTCACGGTAGCATTCCACTATCTTTTCCCGCCCCTCACTATCGGCCTCGGCGTGATCATGGTGTACACCGAGGGAAAGTTCCTTCGGACCAAGGACCCGCAGTACGAGGCACTCACACGCTTCCTTACGCGCATTTTCGCCGTCACGTTCGCTATGGGCGTTGCCTCCGGCATCGTCATGGAGTTCCAGTTCGGAACCAACTGGTCCACCTACTCCCGATACGTCGGCGACGTGTTCGGCTCCGCACTCGCAGCGGAGGGCATTTTCGCCTTCTTCTTAGAGTCGGGCTTCTTGGCGGTCTTGGTCTTCGGTTGGGATCGAGTGTCGCCGAAGATGCACTTCTTTTCGACCTGTATGGTGTCGCTGGGCTCGATGTTCTCGGCCATCTGGATCGTAGTGGCGAACTCATGGCAGCAGACGCCGGCAGGGCACAAGATCGTCGAGTTCGGTACCGGACAGCGAGCGGAGATCACGAGCTTCTGGGAGCTGGTGTTCAACCCTTCGAGTATGCATCGGCTGGGCCACGTGCTGCTCGGCGCGTTCATCCTCGGCTCGTTCTTCGTGATGAGCATTTCCGCTTACTACATCCTGAAGAAGCGGTTCGAGGAACCGGCCAAGCGCATGTTCTCTGCGGCGCTCGGCCTCGGGACGGTCGCGGCGATACTGGCAGCCTTCAGCGGGCACTTCCAGGCCGCCACCGTCGCTGAGACACAGCCGTCGAAGCTGGCTGCGTTCGAGGGCCTGTTCCACACACCCAAGGAAGGCGAGGGTGCGCCGCTGTACATCATCGGCTTCCCGGACCAGGAGAACCGCACCGTCAACGCAGGCATCGCGGTCCCGGGCCTGCTGAGCTGGCTCGTGTATGGTGACATGGGCAGGCCGGTGGCGGGATTAGATCAGTTCCCGCCGGACGAATGGCCGCCGGTCGCTCTCACCTTTTACAGCTACCATATCATGGTGTTGCTAGGTGTTTTCTTCATCGTCATCACGCTGCTCGCGCAATTCCTGCGCTGGCGCGGAACACTGTTTCAAACGCGGTGGCTGATGTGGGTGTTCGTGTTTGCCATCGTCGGGCCTTATATCGCCAACCAGTTAGGATGGATGGCAGCCGAGGTGGGCCGACAGCCATGGGTGGTATACGGACTTCTGAAGACCGCGGATGCGTTCTCGCCGACGGTGCCTGCAGCACAGATTGCCACGTCCATTGCGTTGTTCATCGTGATCTACTCGCTGCTGTTCTTCCTGTGGCTCTACGTGCTGAACAACAAGATCCAACAAGGACCGGTAGAGCTGGAAGCAGCGGGGGCGAAGCGTGAGGTAGGGTTCTTCGAAGCGGCGGCAGAAGCTGCGGGCAAGGAGCACCTGACGGGTAGCGAGGTGACGGAAGACGTAGCGGAGAGAGAGGAGGAGTAG